One segment of Cutaneotrichosporon cavernicola HIS019 DNA, chromosome: 4 DNA contains the following:
- the prp1 gene encoding uncharacterized protein (Tetratricopeptide repeat-like domain), producing MSHIGTVKSIPKEHRYAFLNMKAPASYVAGLGRGASGFTTRSDIGPAREGPSEETVRDAMAKRGEEIPDPDQFQDPENERNLFAGTVYEADDEEADRIYDSVDNRMDQRRKRRREAMEAEIAAKERANNPKLQTQFADLKRGLSELNDSDWAAIPDAGNMTGKRRKHNLRLEENQNGRMYAVSDSVIAGQVAKNEMVGDLGEQEGSQTPATDGTMTDFVSIGNARDKVLSLKLDQASSDATGGTSTSVDPRGYMTALNSQVLQTDAQIGDIKQARQLLQKLIQSNPNKPEGWIAAANLEVHAKKMVAARKIIAEGCEKCPNNEDVWFHAAELNTPDNSKRILARAVAHVPTSVKIWLKAASLEADNNAKRRVLRKALEFIPNSVRLWKEVVNLEDDHEDARILLTRAVEVIPTSVELWLTLARLETPAKAKQVLNSARQKIPTSHEIWIAASRVAEQTPSAVAGVKTEEDDSEARKKLSSQVDRLMKTAVSSLTKHQAVLTREQWLQEAEKCEQDGSPLTAQAIIKATIHIDVEEEDRQKVWLEDAENANKYGFHEVARAIFVVLIENFPNEWRVWRQAAEFEKAHGSPQAVQDILMQGAEHCPHAEVLWLMAAKEKWVGGDVVGAQKILSKAFEQNENSESIFLAAAKIAAETNETDAALQILEKARSQADTERVWMKSAVLERQLGKLDDALKTLQEAIGKYPQFDKLHMIRGQVLEQKGDIPGARAAYAQGCRACPKSVPLWILAARLEEKAGVVIKARSLLEKARLHNPKNDQLWAESIKMEERAGSAQQAKAVMSRAMQECPASPILWAMAIFMENPQQRKGRSVDALKKTGEHPAVIIAVARLFWLERKVEKTRTWMRNAITADKDWGDAWGWWLKFEREYGEPERQEAVLRDAEAAAPTHGPVWQATAKDLANVGLSTREILELVANKVE from the coding sequence ATGTCGCACATCGGTACTGTCAAGTCGATCCCCAAGGAGCACCGGTATGCCTTCCTTAACATGAAGGCGCCGGCGTCTTACGTCGCGGGTCTTGGCCGTGGCGCATCTGGTTTTACCACGCGATCCGATATTGGTCCTGCGCGCGAAGGGCCTAGTGAGGAGACGGTGCGCGATGCCATGGCCAAGCGTGGCGAGGAGATTCCCGACCCGGACCAGTTCCAGGACCCGGAGAACGAGCGCAACCTCTTCGCGGGCACGGTTTACGAggccgatgacgaggaggcggaccGGATTTACGACTCGGTCGACAATCGTATGGACCAGCGGCGCAAGCGGAGGCGAGAGGCCATGGAAGCCGAGATTGCCGCAAAGGAGCGCGCCAATAACCCCAAACTGCAGACGCAGTTTGCCGACTTGAAGCGCGGCCTGTCAGAGCTCAACGATAGTGACTGGGCCGCCATCCCCGACGCTGGAAACATGACCGGCAAGAGGCGGAAGCACAACCTtcgcctcgaggagaacCAGAATGGGCGGATGTACGCCGTGTCGGACTCGGTTATCGCTGGCCAGGTCGCGAAGAACGAGATGGTCGGCGATCTCGGCGAACAGGAGGGTAGCCAGACGCCAGCGACCGATGGGACCATGACAGACTTTGTGTCGATCGGTAATGCGCGTGACAAGGTTCTGTCGCTAAAGCTCGACCAGGCGTCATCAGACGCGACTGGCGGTACGTCGACTAGCGTCGACCCGCGCGGGTACATGACTGCGCTCAACAGCCAGGTCTTGCAGACGGACGCGCAGATTGGCGACATCAAACAGGCACGCCAGCTGCTGCAGAAATTAATCCAAAGCAATCCCAACAAGCCCGAGGGCTggatcgccgccgcgaATTTAGAAGTGCACGCCAAGAAgatggtggcggcgcgcaagATCATTGCCGAAGGCTGCGAGAAATGCCCGAACAACGAGGACGTGTGGTTCcatgccgccgagctcaacaCGCCTGATAACTCGAAGCGTATCCTGGCGCGCGCTGTTGCCCATGTGCCCACTTCGGTCAAGATCTGGCTCAAGGCCGCGTCCCTTGAGGCCGACAACAACGCCAAGCGCCGAGTGCTCcgcaaggcgctcgagttCATTCCCAACTCGGTCCGGCTGTGGAAGGAggtcgtcaacctcgaggacgaccaTGAGGATGCGCGTATCCTCCTCACGAGGGCTGTTGAGGTCATTCCCACGTCAGTCGAGCTGTGGCTcaccctcgcgcgcctcgagaCTCcagccaaggccaagcaggTCCTCAACTCGGCCCGTCAGAAGATCCCCACCTCGCATGAGATCTGGATCGCTGCCAGCCGTGTCGCCGAGCAGACACCATCTGCGGTTGCGGGTGTCAAGacagaggaggacgactcCGAGGCACGCAAAAAGCTGTCATCGCAGGTCGACCGCCTTATGAAGACCGCTGTTTCGTCGCTTACCAAGCACCAGGCAGTCCTCACCCGAGAGCAGTGGCTCCAGGAGGCCGAAAAGTGCGAGCAGGACGGCAGTCCACTCACCGCACAGGCTATCATCAAGGCCACCATCCACAtcgacgttgaggaggaggaccgcCAGAAGGTGtggctcgaggacgccgagaaTGCCAATAAATATGGGTTCCACGAGGTTGCACGCGCAATCTTCGTCGTGCTCATCGAGAACTTTCCCAACGAGTGGAGGGTGTGGCGCCAAGCTGCCGAGTTTGAGAAGGCTCATGGCTCGCCGCAGGCCGTCCAGGACATTCTCATGCAGGGTGCGGAGCACTGTCCGCATGCCGAGGTACTCTGGTTGAtggccgccaaggagaagTGGGTTGGTGGGGACGTTGTTGGTGCCCAGAAGATTCTCAGCAAGGCTTTCGAGCAGAACGAGAACTCGGAGTCGATTTTCCTCGCGGCAGCAAAGATCGCCGCCGAGACCAACGAGACGGACGCGGCACTCCAGAtcctcgagaaggcgcGCTCGCAGGCCGATACCGAGCGTGTCTGGATGAAGTCGGCCGTGCTCGAGCGGCAactcggcaagctcgacgacgcgctcaagacTCTACAGGAGGCTATTGGGAAATACCCCCAGTTCGACAAACTGCACATGATCCGCGGACAGGTGCTCGAGCAGAAGGGCGACATTCCcggcgcgcgtgcggcTTACGCACAAGGCTGCCGTGCTTGCCCCAAGTCGGTACCGCTTTGGATCCTGGCCGCtcgcctcgaggagaaggctggCGTTGTCATCAAGGCGCGTTCGCTGTTAGAGAAGGCGCGCTTGCACAACCCGAAGAACGACCAGCTGTGGGCCGAGAGCATCAAGAtggaggagcgcgcgggAAGCGCACagcaggccaaggctgTGATGTCCCGCGCCATGCAGGAGTGCCCTGCCTCACCGATCCTCTGGGCAATGGCTATCTTCATGGAGAACCCACAGCAGCGCAAGGGTCGTTCGgtggacgcgctcaagaagaCTGGCGAGCATCCGGCGGTCAtcatcgccgtcgcgcgcctgtTCTGGCTCGAACGCAAGGTCGAAAAGACACGGACGTGGATGCGCAACGCTATCACGGCAGACAAGGACTGGGGAGATGCATGGGGCTGGTGGCTCAAGTTTGAGCGCGAATACGGTGAGCCGGAGCGACAGGAAGCCGTCTTGCGGGACGCAGAGGCCGCTGCGCCAACGCACGGCCCGGTGTGGCAGGCAACGGCCAAGGACCTGGCCAACGTCGGCCTGTCGACGCGCGAGatcctcgagcttgtcgctAACAAGGTCGAGTAG
- the CSE4 gene encoding uncharacterized protein (Histone H3), with the protein MARTASIGDRAPGQGARLVKQTARRSTGGKAIQRAPQPPEPKRQHRYRPGTVALREIRKYQKTTNLLLAKLPFSRVVREIAFNSSSISAGELRWQSSAILALQEAAEAFLVHLFEDSNLCAVHAKRVTLMVKDMQLARRLRGPWGGLG; encoded by the exons ATGGCGCGCACAGCATCCATAGGCGACCGCGCACCCGGCCAGGGCGCCCGGCTCGTCAAGCAGACCGCGCGTCGGAGTACCGGTGGCAAGGCGATACAGCGCG CACCCCAGCCACCCGAGCCCAAGCGCCAGCACCGCTACCGACCAGGCACTGTCGCGCTCCGTGAGATCCGCAAGTACCAGAAGACCACCAACCTGTTGTTAGCAAAGCTGCCGTTCTCTCGTGTG GTCCGCGAGATTGCGTtcaactcgtcctcgatctcggcgggCGAGCTTCGATGGCAGAGCTCGGCGATCCTCGCGCTTCAGGAAGCGGCAGAGgccttcctcgtccacctctTCGAAGACTCGAATCTCTGCGCCGTGCACGCAAAGCGCGTCACCCTCATGGTCAAGGACATGCAGCTCGCACGCCGGTTGCGCGGACCGTGGGGCGGCCTCGGATAG
- the CFD1 gene encoding uncharacterized protein (Component of the cytosolic iron-sulfur (Fe S) protein assembly (CIA) machinery. Required for maturation of extramitochondrial Fe-S proteins. The NBP35-CFD1 heterotetramer forms a Fe-S scaffold complex, mediating the de novo assembly of an Fe-S cluster and its transfer to target apoproteins), producing the protein MAEVLETPVSRRLASVKNIIIVISGKGGVGKSSSSVQLALSLLNQAPGTRVGLLDLDLTGPSLPRMVGLDVPGATVHQSSAGWVPVYVDRERRLGVMSIGFLLKDRGDSVVWRGPKKDGMIRQFLSEVRWGDLDYLIIDTPPGTSDEHISLLTHLHPMFTPTAGRPTVPSAVVITTPQQTALNDTLKSISFTRKLALPVLGLVENMAGYVCPCCDEISDLFGSGGGERLAEEQHIGFLGRVPIDTQLVRLLDAVSKGEIPGADTDEGKEAVNGENKDEFPLLDKYNATTSSKVWKDIAKRVVEEIETRRATIAVALTKV; encoded by the exons ATGGCCGAAGTACTCGAGACGCCTGTATCGCGCCGCCTGGCCTCGGTGAAGAacatcatcatcgtcatctCCGGCAAGG GTGGAGTTGGCAAGTCGAGCAGTTCGGTACAGTTGGCGCTGTCGCTGCTCAACCAGGCGCCGGGCACGCGTGTGGGCCTCCTAGACTTGGACCTGACTGGCCCCTCTCTTCCGCGTATGGtgggcctcgacgtccCCGGTGCAACTGTTCACCAGTCTTCGGCCGGGTGGGTTCCGGTCTATGTGGACCGTGAGCGGCGGCTGGGCGTCATGTCCATCGGGTTCCTGCTCAAGGACCGGGGTGACTCGGTTGTGTGGCGCGGACCAAAGAAGGACGGCATGATCCGCCAGTTCCTCTCCGAGGTGCGGTGgggcgacctcgactaCCTCATTATCGATACGCCGCCGGGCACTTCTGACGAGCacatctccctcctcacccacctACACCCCATGTTCACGCCGACTGCCGGCAGGCCGACTGTGCCGAGTGCGGTGGTGATCACGACGCCGCAGCAGACGGCGTTGAATGACACTCTGAAATCAATCTCGTTTACGCGCAAACTCGCACTGCCagtcctcggcctggtcgAGAATATGGCGGGATACGTGTGCCCGTGCTGCGATGAGATCAGCGACCTGTTCGGGTCGGGGGGTGGCGAGCGCCTTGCTGAAGAGCAGCACATCGGGTTCCTCGGTCGCGTCCCCATCGACACGCAGCTCGTCAggctcctcgacgcagTATCCAAAGGTGAGATCCCTGGAGCCGACACggacgagggcaaggaggctgTCAACGGAGAGAACAAGGACGAGTTCCCACTCCTCGACAAGTACAACGCGACCACGTCGTCCAAAGTGTGGAAGGACATTGCCAAGCgggttgtcgaggagatcgaAACGCGACGGGCAaccatcgccgtcgccctcaccaAGGTGTGA
- a CDS encoding uncharacterized protein (Glycosyl hydrolase family 92) → MAARQRSPPHSVSASDMSTPSPTPERRQGPPRSNPPARAQKTSPLSVLLILAALGTSYLALQTTPLAQYLPGNAAGLGLADLLDSLFRFGSEVQGHADFGDGRKLTCPKAFAKPTSLGLYHVNVNLGNGGPEPDLSGGMIPNVGTPFGMTRWTAQTRLNYVSMCPYNQTDTRISGFIGTHQPAVWMGESGPVQLGVGLGDVVTDFHGRGLEFDRRDEYASQNYYSNVLQSKHGNIEAEMAATSRVGHLRFTFRPEDMAAPFVVLDASRVSAVTSNPANVSLPIGHVEVDFDAREISGWNDERQDHILVSDDLPAKGFKGYFVARFSEPFAQAGISHSGELEDAHSGDGQVLSAYVTFARGTLGVDVRVGVSFISVEQARRNIDLEVPDGQSLEATSAGSRVEWAAKLDLLSVQGATPSNLTVLYTGFSRTLVYPYEVHENAGTVADPKWRYYSGYLDAVTEGQSYSGYSIWDTFRATTAWQLLVAPERVGPMITSMLQDYRQGGWLPMWKNIVETNIMVGTHADSIIAQAMSAGVPAFDWDLAWEAVRKNAYTPPDRDTELRFFDREEHTPQEVRAGLTEYMAKGWVADDLHSEAGSRTLDYAYDDHAAAIVAAHVGANKDAKVLAARAKNYRNIWNNETGFMEARRADGSWAGWWAGWTEGDHWAYSLTVMHDTPGLIELMGGDDKFVDFIDRHFDGGHNLHTNEPSHHIPYLYSFAPHAAHKSQEWVRNIGENEYDDSAEGLSGNEDCGQMSAWYLFSALGFYPVDPASATYVVGAPFFDRIQLRLPSMHEVGAAITVIAPGASKNKYVKGLKVDSRKYGIHLSHADIAEGASIEFEMADTPQHWPQS, encoded by the exons ATGGCAGCACGCCAACGATCCCCGCCGCACTCAGTCTCAGCGTCCGATATGAGTACGCCGTCTCCGACGCCCGAGCGCCGACAAGGACCCCCACGGTCTAACCCTCCGGCTCGCGCGCAGAAAACCTCTCCGCTCTCAGTGTTACTCATCCTCGCAGCTCTGGGAACATCATACCTAGCCCTTCAGACTACGCCTCTCGCTCAGTATCTGCCAGGCAACGCGGCTggactcggcctcgcggaTCTCCTTGACTCTCTGTTCAGGTTTGGATCCGAAGTGCAGGGCCACGCGGACTTTGGAGACGGACGCAAGCTCACATGTCCCAAGGCTTTTGCCAAGCCAACCAGCTTGGGACTGTATCACGTCAACGTCAACTTGGGCAATGGAGG GCCTGAACCCGACTTGAGCGGAGGGATGATCCCCAACGTCGGGACGCCGTTTGGAATGACGCGGTGGACGGCCCAGACGCGCTTGAACT acgTCTCGATGTGCCCTTACAACCAGACGGACACGCGTATCAGCGGATTCATCGGCACACACCAGCCTGCGGTATGGATGGGCGAGTCGGGTCCTGTGCAACTCGGGGTTGGACTTGGGGACGTTGTCACCGATTTTCATGGGCGCGGACTAGAATTTGACCGGCGCGACGAGTACGCCAGCCAGAACTATTACTCAAACGTTCTGCAAAGCAAGCATGGTAATATCGAGGCGGAGATGGCTGCGA CGTCCCGTGTCGGACACCTACGGTTCACTTTCCGGCCCGAGGACATGGCGGCACCcttcgtcgtccttgacgcgAGCCGGGTTAGCGCGGTCACGAGTAATCCTGCCAACGTGTCCTTGCCTATCGGCCATGTCGAGGTGGACTTtgacgcgcgcgagatcaGCGGCTGGAACGACGAGCGGCAAGA CCATATTCTCGTTAGCGACGACCTCCCAGCAAAGGGGTTCAAAGGCTACTTTGTGGCGCGGTTCTCTGAGCCGTTCGCGCAGGCCGGCATCTCGCACTCTGGTGAGCTGGAGGACGCACACTCCGGCGACGGGCAGGTTCTCTCCGCCTATGTCACATTTGCGCGTGGTACGCTGGGAGTCGAcgtgcgcgtcggcgtgaGCTTTATTAGTGTAGAGCAGGCACGCCGCAAtatcgacctcgaggttcCTGATGGGCAGAGCCTCGAAGCGACATCGGCCGGCTCGCGCGTGGAGTGggccgccaagctcgacctcctgtCGGTGCAGGGAGCGACGCCGTCCAACCTTACCGTGCTCTATACGGGCTTCTCGCGCACCCTCGTTTACCCGTACGAGGTGCACGAGAACGCGGGCACGGTCGCCGACCCCAAGTGGCGCTATTACTCGGGGTACCTGGACGCCGTGACTGAGGGACAATCGTACTCGGGCTACTCGATCTGGGACACATTCCGCGCCACGACGGCGTGGCAGCTTCTCGTCGCGCCCGAGCGTGTTGGCCCAATGATCACGAGTATGCTCCAGGACTATAGGCAGGGCGGGTGGCTGCCGATGTGGAAGAACATTGTCGAGACGAACATTATGGTCGGCACGCATGCCGATAGCATAATCGCACAAGCGATGAGTGCTGGCGTGCCTGCGTTTGACTGGGATCTCGCCTGGGAAGCTGTCCGGAAGAACGCATACACTCCGCCTGACAGGGACACGGAACTCCGCTTCTTCGATAGGGAGGAGCACACTCCACAGGAAGTACGCGCCGGTCTGACAGAGTACATGGCCAAAGGATGGGTCGCGGACGATCTGCACTCGGAAGCTGGGAGCCGCACCCTCGACTACGCTTACGACGACCACGCCGCAGCGATTGTGGCTGCCCACGTCGGGGCCAacaaggacgccaaggtcCTTGCTGCGCGAGCGAAGAATTACCGCAATATCTGGAACAATGAGACGGGGTTCATGGAGGCGCGACGTGCTGATGGGAGTTGGGCTGGCTGGTGGGCCGGGTGGACCGAGGGTGACCATTGGGCGTACTCCCTGACTGTCATG CACGACACCCCAGGCCTCATCGAGCTcatgggcggcgacgacaagTTTGTCGACTTTATTGACAGGCACTTTGACGGTGGGCACAACCTGCACACGAACGAGCCTAGCCACCACATT CCATACCTCTACTCGTTTGCGCCGCACGCGGCGCACAAGTCGCAGGAATGGGTCCGCAATATCGGCGAGAACGAATACGACGATAGCGCCGAGGGTCTGAGCGGTAACGAGGACTGCGGCCAGATGAGCGCGTGGTACCTCTTCTCTGCGCTCGGGTTCTACCCTGTGGACCCAGCCTCTGCTACCTATGTCGTTGGCGCACCGTTCTTCGACCGCATTCAACTCCGCCTGCCCAGCATGCATGAGGTCGGGGCCGCGATTACGGTCATTGCGCCAGGCGCGAGCAAGAATAAGTACGTCAAGGGCCTCAAAGTCGACAGTCGGAAGTATGGGATCCACCTCTCACATGCCGATATTGCTGAGGGTGCGAGCATTGAGTTCGAGATGGCCGATACACCGCAGCATTGGCCCCAGTCGTAG
- the SPE2 gene encoding uncharacterized protein (Adenosylmethionine decarboxylase), with translation MAQTITPTPPSPLILSEPDTSPGPFEGPEKLLEVWFAPTPDALVGTGSANHGSPLSTTANGNGNIVKNGHLSANDNSARRRAGVSSNGQPFQGLRTVPRAVWEEMLDIVKCKVLSVIEGDELDSYLLSESSLFVAPHVVILKTCGTTLNLLGLNRILEIAREYCGFTNVYRCFYSRKSFFFPERQQGPHRDWTEEVKFLDNVFGNSGSAYTVGPINRDNWLLYITGANPVALAPAGPERLLALPPPCSGAPDQTLEILMSHLTPAGAAPFFLPELPIGATPESRSGHELGADISAQLGIDTLFPKSETILDSFGFEPCGYSANAVVGSGLNCTHGDGGYFTIHVTPEDGWSYASFECNVPLPLRPNDPSGRPDMSSLIRRVVDIFQPNRLTITLFVSTGEDSPAAAAPATNAIGADLFDGAFTRKDRIIYEFEGYDLLFACFERRDWVQPRSPVANNKISLLP, from the exons ATTAGAGGTCTGGTTCGCGCCCACCCCCGACGCTCTTGTCGGCACCGGCTCCGCGAACCATGGGTCGcctctctccaccaccgccaaTGGTAACGGCAACATTGTAAAGAACGGCCACCTCAGCGCCAATGACAATagcgctcgccgccgtgcgGGCGTCTCCTCGAACGGCCAGCCCTTCCAGGGCCTCCGCACCGTGCCCCGTGCAGTGTGGGAGGAGATGCTTGACATTGTCAAGTGCAAGGTTCTCAGCGTCATTGaaggcgacgagctcgacagcTACCTTCTCTC CGAGTCGTCTCTCTTTGTCGCTCCCCATGTCGTCATCCTCAAGACATGTGGCACTaccctcaacctcctcggcctgaACCGCATCCTCGAGATTGCCCGCGAGTACTGCGGTTTCACCAACGTCTACAG GTGCTTCTACTCTCGCAAGTCGTTCTTTTTCCCCGAGCGTCAGCAGGGGCCGCACCGTGACTGGACTGAGGAAGTCAAGTTCCTTGACAATGTGTTTG GCAACTCGGGTTCAGCCTACACTGTTGGCCCGATTAACCGCGACAACTGGCTGCTCTACATTACGGGCGCGAACCcagtcgcgctcgctcccGCTGGGCCCGAGAGACTACTAGCcctacctccaccttgcTCTGGAGCCCCCGACCAGACGCTCGAGATTCTCATGTCGCACCTCACGCCTGCAGGCGCCGCTCCCTTCTTCCTGCCCGAGCTCCCGATTGGCGCTACGCCCGAGTCGCGTTCGGGCCATGAGCTGGGCGCGGACATTTCTGCCCAGCTCGGTATTGACACCCTGTTTCCCAAGAGCGAGACGATCCTCGACAGCTTCGGCTTTGAGCCGTGCGGCTATTCTGCCAACGCGGTCGTAGGCTCGGGCCTCAACTGCACtcacggcgacggcggctACTTTACCATCCACGTCACGCCCGAGGATGGCTGGTCGTACGCGTCGTTCGAGTGCAACGTGCCCCTTCCGCTGCGCCCCAACGACCCGAGCGGTCGCCCCGACATGTCGTCTCTCATTCGCCGCGTAGTCGACATCTTCCAGCCGAACCGCCTGACCATCACGCTGTTCGTCTCGACGGGCGAGGACTCgccggccgccgctgcgccgGCCACCAACGCCATCGGCGCCGACCTCTTCGATGGCGCGTTCACCCGCAAGGACCGCATCATCTACGAGTTTGAGGGCTACGACCTCCTCTTTGCGTGCTTTGAGCGCCGCGACTGGGTGCAGCCGCGTTCGCCCGTCGCCAACAACAAAatctccctcctcccatgA